From one Pieris brassicae chromosome 5, ilPieBrab1.1, whole genome shotgun sequence genomic stretch:
- the LOC123709509 gene encoding uncharacterized protein LOC123709509, which produces MFPDQFYSKLKHLPVTFTITDINKEDAQIEDVVPYPSNYIAFSCRSRNEFESALFKVVTLPYWHPLAYIILVYQSSYDTVSVAQMFYAFWYFKVINVIIIHFDDLQEKTYISHFNPYTSSSFELDHIFGCWTVKKITMPISDLDGLICEQGCHNVSIYSKLRSNNLGTCLSFSTSVLSYKTPETVKNLILFEDKSANYHNYSMNSFAIQLDPFLNIKADNGTYTLHKRDGQIWNALSKLMNFSIDITMNEPIWKHDFDYITNLQEFVSFTQRKKDLVILPMYQFDVMVVELDNTVPLQDSGVCFMSHRAGFETVVFDLKLFKNNIKMIVEFLLCFFCTWMAFIIFNIEQSRRFSFDQIGKDFVNSFRTVLSISVHKPPKRGSFRIFLAVAIWSFFVLNFSSQAAIISFFSVYKKGKEVDTFDDILEKDYVIEGISSPDVVLPETEEKFKLINSKVVPVQNMFICPERMKNDSQRFCLVDCALGRFLERNFLNNGEQYLHIARQDRIHSHYLEMIMHKHSPMTGRFNKYMQMMIEGGLINKWIDYRFDDIKEEAPIKPLSMIDLKGIFQGFCMVLVICTMIFCVEGLIGIARCFRKFSIKSYF; this is translated from the coding sequence ATGTTTCCTGATCAATTTTATTCGAAACTCAAACATCTACCTGTTACATTTACTATAAccgatataaataaagaagacGCACAAATTGAAGATGTCGTTCCATATCCATCAAATTATATAGCTTTTAGTTGTCGATCAAGAAACGAATTCGAATCAGCACTATTTAAAGTTGTAACATTACCATATTGGCACCCACTTGCATATATTATCCTAGTTTATCAATCTTCATACGATACAGTTTCTGTAGCTCAAATGTTCTACGCTTTTTGGTATTTTAAGGtcattaatgttattataatacactTTGATGACCTACAGGAGAAAACCTATATATCACATTTTAATCCGTACACCAGTAGCTCGTTTGAATTAGATCATATTTTTGGGTGTTGGACTGTCAAAAAGATTACTATGCCAATAAGCGATTTGGATGGCTTGATTTGCGAACAAGGTTGCCACAATGTTTCTATATATTCAAAACTTCGTTCTAACAACCTCGGTACATGCTTGAGCTTCAGTACCTCTGTTCTCAGTTATAAAACCCCGGAAACCGTTAAAAACCTTATTCTATTTGAGGATAAAAGCGCCAACTATCATAATTACAGCATGAATAGTTTTGCAATTCAACTGGATCCATTTCTCAATATTAAGGCAGATAATGGTACGTACACGCTTCATAAGAGGGATGGTCAAATTTGGAATGCACTGTCAAAACTCATGAATTTTTCCATTGACATAACGATGAATGAACCTATATGGAAGCATGACTTTGATTATATAACAAACCTGCAGGAATTTGTTTCATTCACACAAAGAAAGAAggatttagttattttaccaatgtatcagtttGACGTGATGGTTGTTGAGTTAGATAATACTGTGCCTTTACAAGACAGTGGCGTCTGCTTTATGTCGCATCGGGCGGGGTTCGAAACTGTTGTATTCGatcttaagttatttaaaaataacataaaaatgatAGTCGAATTTTTGCTTTGTTTCTTTTGTACTTGGATggcatttattatatttaacatagaaCAGTCACGACGATTTTCATTCGATCAAATCGGTAAGGACTTTGTTAATTCGTTTAGAACTGTGCTTTCTATAAGTGTTCACAAACCACCGAAGCGTGGTTCTTTCCGAATATTTCTTGCAGTTGCAATCTGGagcttttttgtattaaacttTTCCTCGCAGGCAGCGATCATTTCATTCTTTTCAGTATATAAGAAGGGAAAAGAAGTTGATACATTTGACGATATTTTAGAGAAAGATTACGTAATCGAAGGGATATCATCCCCGGATGTTGTATTACCGGAAACCGAGGAgaagtttaaattaatcaacagCAAAGTGGTTCCTGTACAAAATATGTTCATATGTCCTGAGCGTATGAAGAATGATAGTCAAAGATTTTGTTTAGTGGATTGTGCATTGGGCCGTTTTCTAGAAcgaaattttttaaacaacggCGAGCAATATCTTCACATTGCAAGACAGGACAGAATACACAGCCACTACTTGGAGATGATAATGCATAAACATTCGCCAATGACTGGtcgatttaataaatatatgcagATGATGATCGAAGGTGGTTTGATCAACAAATGGATTGACTACAGATTTGATGATATAAAAGAAGAAGCACCAATTAAACCGCTGTCAATGATTGATCTGAAAGGTATATTCCAGGGATTTTGTATGGTTTTGGTTATATGCACTATGATCTTTTGCGTCGAAGGGTTAATAGGTATCGCACGTTGCTTTAGGAAATTTagtataaaatcatatttttaa